In Montipora capricornis isolate CH-2021 chromosome 4, ASM3666992v2, whole genome shotgun sequence, a single genomic region encodes these proteins:
- the LOC138046659 gene encoding uncharacterized protein — MCLINERKRNASELLVIHLNVNSIQNKFDELKVLNRQLKAHVIFLSETKIDGSYPSSQFHLEGYHMYRKDRAKGGGDLLAYISTELLPQRVKLPRQYKFIEVLAVKVSINNNDVLFIGVYRPPKVVGINYFDKLEEELNSLFLWATMDCNTIVLTGDLNLDRLKPEQREGRLLRNLEEVYELECLITEPTRVTNTSSTLLDVILTNKPQLFKRSGILNPEISDHYLTFALMESKISKHRKKVITFRSMKSLDVEMFNEELTNAPWWVMNIFDTMEDKWNYWKALFNSILETHTPMRKMRVRQVDVPYMTMEWKQAIRRKRKYAKKYARDKTNENWELKKKWRNEATKCRRRAIKKFWKEKADHLNSKPYDFYNIFRPFLSDKRQKGSDINIRKVDGKVEKDPRNVSNIMVNYFATMADAIGGVGASMLNENDLSEHSSIGSIKTGIYELEGPIFHFRKIKSAQIKSALEKLNTRKACGWDSITPKMLKLASTGIACRFINNAIQYKHRFRYMARCLEKR, encoded by the coding sequence ATGTGTCTTATAAAtgagagaaaaagaaatgcatCTGAGCTCCTTGTGATACATTTGAATGTTAACAGTATCCAGAATAAGTTTGATGAATTGAAAGTTCTCAACAGGCAACTCAAAGCGCATGTGATATTTCTATCGGAGACTAAGATTGATGGTTCATATCCATCCTCACAGTTTCATCTAGAGGGATATCATATGTACCGGAAGGACAGAGCAAAAGGTGGTGGAGATTTGCTGGCTTATATTTCCACAGAACTATTACCACAGCGAGTGAAACTGCCAAGGCAATACAAGTTCATTGAGGTTTTAGCCGTAAAAGTTTCCATCAACAACAATGATGTGCTCTTTATAGGAGTATATCGACCCCCTAAAGTTGTgggaataaattattttgacaaGCTGGAGGAAGAACTGAACTCGTTATTTTTGTGGGCAACAATGGATTGTAATACCATTGTATTGACAGGTGATCTCAATTTGGATCGACTAAAACCAGAACAAAGGGAAGGTAGACTCCTGAGAAACCTGGAGGAGGTCTATGAGCTTGAATGCCTAATTACTGAACCTACACGAGTAACGAACACATCATCTACTCTACTGGATGTTATACTCACCAACAAGCCACAACTGTTTAAGAGAAGTGGAATTTTAAATCCAGAAATTAGTGATCATTATTTGACGTTTGCACTAATGGAGagtaaaatttcaaaacatcGCAAGAAAGTGATCACTTTTAGGAGCATGAAATCCCTTGATGTTGAAATGTTTAATGAAGAACTTACAAATGCCCCTTGGTGGGTGATGAACATATTTGACACAATGGAAGATAAGTGGAATTATTGGAAAGCACTTTTCAATTCCATTTTAGAGACCCATACACCCATGAGAAAAATGAGGGTCAGGCAAGTTGATGTACCCTACATGACAATGGAATGGAAACAAGCCATCAGGAGAAAAAGGAAATACGCAAAAAAGTATGCTAGAGATAAAACTAATGAAAATTGGGAGCTAAAGAAGAAATGGAGGAATGAAGCAACAAAATGCCGAAGGAGAGCCATTAAAAAGTTTTGGAAGGAGAAGGCAGATCATCTTAATTCTAAGCCTTAtgatttttataatatttttagaccCTTTCTAAGTGACAAGCGCCAAAAAGGATCTGATATCAACATTAGGAAAGTGGATGGAAAAGTTGAAAAGGATCCGAGAAATGTATCAAACATAATGGTCAACTATTTTGCAACCATGGCGGATGCTATAGGAGGTGTAGGAGCAAGCATGTTGAATGAGAATGATTTGTCTGAACACTCAAGTATAGGAAGCATTAAAACTGGTATATATGAACTGGAAGGACCAATATTTCATTTTAGAAAGATAAAGAGTGCTCAAATAAAATCTGCATTGGAAAAATTGAACACTAGAAAAGCCTGTGGATGGGATTCTATTACACCTAAAATGTTGAAGCTTGCTTCTACAGGGATTGCATGCAGATTCATTAACAATGCTATTCAATACAAGCATCGATTCAGGTATATGGCCAGATGCTTGGAAAAAAGGTGA